In a single window of the Gossypium hirsutum isolate 1008001.06 chromosome D02, Gossypium_hirsutum_v2.1, whole genome shotgun sequence genome:
- the LOC107910367 gene encoding PLASTID TRANSCRIPTIONALLY ACTIVE protein 6, chloroplastic — protein sequence MVTTTTATLFLSPPLFTAKYSSSSLRINHSLLPFPSLKPKPLHSPSTPTLKPSFLVRVDDGDADAGGPDDYDMDEEEVEELDNKKDFDVEYDPLAAASAATASSATIDVDIQITESKSFVSTQGWDSDMVVDYRINEEEFHKISLMDCDFFIRKPPDPDNDVYDFREMYVSPPDTDVYSIPKVLAPMPQKYIRCAMSDYGCYNVTEPPIDAPRDPLYKTEREVMKVFLTKHYRNRRLGDPEFVLDFEEIYVIDSKTKSITRAKVLVTVPGGRNRDRKNDLLVIRDNGNSFKIIHSSERDDPTTVIEREEWDKTRQDMERHLRKLRDFSISNWF from the exons ATGGTCACCACTACCACCGCCACCCTCTTCCTCTCCCCACCACTTTTCACTGCAAAATACTCCTCCTCCTCCCTCCGCATCAACCACTCCCTCCTTCCCTTCCCTTCTCTCAAACCAAAACCCCTCCACTCCCCCTCAACTCCAACCCTTAAACCCTCGTTCCTCGTCCGAGTCGACGACGGCGACGCCGATGCCGGAGGACCCGATGACTACGACATGGACGAAGAAGAAGTCGAAGAGCTGGACAACAAGAAAGACTTCGATGTTGAATACGACCCTTTAGCTGCTGCCTCTGCTGCCACCGCTTCTTCTGCTACTATTGACGTCGACATTCAAATTACTGAAAGCAAGAGCTTTGTGTCGACTCAAGGGTGGGACTCGGATATGGTGGTAGACTATAGGATAAATGAGGAGGAGTTTCATAAGATTAGCTTGATGGATTGCGACTTTTTTATTCGGAAACCACCTGACCCGGATAATGATGTTTATGATTTCAGGGAG ATGTATGTCTCTCCACCGGATACGGACGTGTATTCTATTCCAAAAGTTTTGGCTCCAATGCCTCAAAAG TACATCCGCTGTGCAATGAGTGATTATGGCTGCTACAATGTTACAGAGCCACCCATTGATGCACCTCGAGATCCACTTTATAAAACGGAGCGAGAGGTCATGAAG GTTTTCTTAACAAAACATTATAGGAACAGGAGATTAGGTGACCCCGAATTTGTGCTAGACTTTGAggagatatatgtgattgattcaaagACCAAGTCAATTACCAGAGCAAAGGTTTTG GTCACTGTTCCAGGAGGAAGAAACCGGGATAGAAAGAATGACCTACTTGTTATACGTGATAACGGAAACTCCTTCAAAATAATTCATTCG AGTGAAAGAGATGATCCTACAACTGTAATCGAAAGGGAAGAATGGGACAAAACCAGACAAGACATGGAAAGACATCTCAGGAAGCTACGAGATTTCAGCATTTCGAATTGGTTCTAA